In Candidatus Methylopumilus universalis, one DNA window encodes the following:
- the trpE gene encoding anthranilate synthase component I, with protein sequence MTTLITSDKFNTYKAEGFNFIPLVKSFDVGHETPLSIYQKLANLPFSYLLESVEGGERFGRYSIIGLPSKKRIVIRDDVIEVIDQNQVIEKETTQNPLNFIQNYLSQFKVPHDLELPRFAGGLAGYFGYETIQYIEARLKHKKTKDAIGVPDILLMLSDELIVVDNVAKKIFIVSYADPSIKDAYALSVARLDKLYDQLHQSMKIEPLQTLNLSEAKSEFGEEAFKKAVEKAKSYIFEGDIMQVVLSQRMSQKFEAPPLALYESLRTLNPSPYMFYYHMDDHHVVGASPEILVRLEDETVTVRPIAGTRPRGKTEEEDKKLEKELLADPKECAEHVQLMDLGRNDIGRVSQSGSVKVTDNMTIERYSHVMHIVSNVEGTLKPNMHAMDVLKATFPAGTVSGAPKVRAMEIIHELEPSKRGIYAGAVGYLGFDGDMDVAIAIRTGVIKNKMLYVQAGAGIVADSIPHNEWVETQNKAKAVLRAAEIVQSGK encoded by the coding sequence ATGACCACCTTAATCACATCAGACAAATTTAATACCTACAAGGCTGAAGGTTTTAACTTCATTCCTTTAGTCAAATCTTTTGATGTGGGGCATGAAACACCTTTATCGATTTATCAAAAGTTAGCTAATCTTCCCTTTTCATATCTTTTGGAATCGGTGGAAGGTGGCGAACGCTTCGGTCGTTATTCAATTATTGGGCTCCCCTCTAAAAAAAGAATTGTCATTCGTGATGACGTGATTGAAGTGATTGATCAAAATCAAGTCATTGAAAAAGAAACCACGCAAAATCCACTCAATTTTATTCAAAATTATCTAAGCCAATTTAAAGTGCCTCACGATTTAGAGTTACCTCGATTTGCAGGGGGGTTAGCGGGTTATTTCGGATATGAGACGATTCAATATATTGAAGCTCGACTAAAACATAAAAAAACAAAAGACGCGATAGGTGTACCTGATATTTTATTGATGCTATCCGACGAACTGATTGTGGTCGACAATGTAGCAAAAAAGATTTTTATTGTGAGCTATGCAGATCCGTCTATTAAAGATGCTTATGCTCTAAGTGTTGCAAGATTAGATAAACTTTATGATCAACTGCATCAGTCAATGAAGATAGAGCCGCTTCAAACATTAAATCTCTCAGAAGCGAAATCAGAATTTGGTGAAGAAGCATTTAAAAAAGCCGTTGAAAAAGCAAAGTCTTATATTTTTGAAGGTGACATTATGCAAGTTGTTTTATCGCAAAGGATGTCGCAAAAATTTGAAGCTCCCCCATTAGCACTTTACGAATCGCTTCGCACCCTAAATCCATCCCCCTACATGTTTTATTACCATATGGACGATCATCATGTGGTGGGTGCGTCCCCTGAAATTTTAGTGAGACTAGAAGATGAAACAGTGACGGTAAGACCTATTGCAGGCACGCGTCCTCGCGGCAAAACTGAAGAAGAAGATAAGAAACTAGAAAAAGAATTATTAGCCGATCCTAAAGAGTGTGCAGAACATGTGCAACTCATGGATTTAGGTCGTAATGATATTGGACGTGTCTCGCAAAGTGGCTCTGTGAAAGTGACGGACAATATGACCATTGAACGTTATTCACATGTCATGCACATTGTGTCTAATGTAGAAGGCACATTAAAACCTAATATGCATGCTATGGATGTTTTGAAAGCCACTTTCCCAGCAGGTACAGTCAGTGGCGCACCTAAAGTGCGTGCGATGGAAATTATTCATGAACTAGAACCGAGTAAACGCGGCATTTATGCCGGCGCTGTAGGTTATTTAGGTTTTGATGGTGATATGGATGTGGCCATCGCCATTAGAACAGGCGTTATTAAAAATAAAATGCTTTATGTACAAGCAGGTGCAGGTATTGTGGCGGATTCTATTCCACACAACGAATGGGTTGAAACACAAAACAAAGCGAAAGCCGTATTACGTGCCGCTGAAATTGTGCAATCAGGAAAATAA
- the trpD gene encoding anthranilate phosphoribosyltransferase: protein MANMGSKELSVKDFMQSLMSGVLSDDIIESYVLALNEKGVTAENIFDAATVMRQFSKQVVIHDKTHLVDTCGTGGDGIQTFNVSTLSAIVAASAGVKVAKHGGRSVSSKCGSADVLEVLGVNVNLTADKVASLVNEIGIAFMFAPNFHPAMRYAAPVRKKLGIRTIFNVLGPLANPALATRQVLGVYDKSLTQTMAEVLSKLGSEHVMVVHGEDGMDEISISSPTTVTELKNKTITTYTIQPTDFGLDIADLKTIQVENAEASKAMMLDVLNGSQGPHRNITILNAGAAIYISGISSTLKEGIEKAASVIDHGLALKKLEALKVASHG from the coding sequence ATGGCTAACATGGGCTCAAAAGAATTATCTGTGAAAGACTTTATGCAGTCTTTAATGTCGGGCGTCCTCAGTGACGACATTATTGAATCTTATGTGTTAGCTTTGAATGAAAAAGGTGTGACTGCAGAAAATATTTTTGATGCAGCAACCGTAATGCGTCAATTTTCAAAGCAAGTGGTGATACATGATAAAACACATTTAGTGGACACCTGCGGCACAGGAGGGGACGGCATTCAAACATTTAATGTGTCTACCTTGAGTGCGATTGTAGCCGCAAGTGCCGGTGTGAAAGTGGCAAAACATGGCGGTCGCTCAGTATCATCTAAATGTGGCAGTGCTGATGTATTAGAAGTCCTAGGTGTGAATGTCAATTTAACAGCCGACAAAGTCGCATCGCTTGTGAATGAGATTGGCATTGCCTTTATGTTTGCCCCTAACTTTCATCCAGCGATGCGATATGCAGCACCGGTTCGAAAAAAATTAGGCATCAGAACCATTTTTAATGTTTTAGGACCCCTAGCAAATCCAGCATTGGCAACGCGTCAAGTATTGGGTGTTTACGATAAGTCACTCACACAAACCATGGCAGAGGTATTATCAAAACTAGGAAGCGAACATGTCATGGTGGTGCATGGTGAAGATGGTATGGATGAAATTTCTATCTCAAGCCCAACCACTGTTACAGAGTTAAAAAACAAAACAATTACAACCTATACTATTCAGCCTACTGATTTTGGATTGGACATAGCAGATCTTAAAACGATTCAAGTGGAAAATGCAGAAGCATCGAAGGCTATGATGCTTGATGTGTTAAATGGCAGTCAAGGCCCTCATCGCAACATCACAATCCTTAACGCAGGGGCAGCCATCTATATCAGTGGTATTTCTTCAACCTTAAAAGAAGGTATTGAAAAAGCTGCATCAGTAATTGACCACGGTTTAGCATTAAAAAAATTAGAAGCACTCAAGGTGGCGTCCCATGGCTAA
- the prmC gene encoding peptide chain release factor N(5)-glutamine methyltransferase — translation MATIRDTLKNIQSKLYQGIGFSSDEAKLEARFILEHVLKTTQKEIIQKSDLHIDTDNQTEIEYITEKRIAGIPLPYLLGEWSFYGRTFKVNPHVLIPRADTEILIEKALSKINARDHTEILDLGCGTGVIGITIALERSLSKVTLIDQSQHAIQNTKANQTLHQVTNTMIQKSDWFSALDQTKFDVILSNPPYLEDNDPHLSQGLKDEPLDALVSGPTGIEAIQYIIENAKNHIKPSGWLFIEHGYNQAIILKDLFEKNGYQHIENANDIHGIHRVTFAQYSIV, via the coding sequence GTGGCGACAATTCGCGACACATTAAAAAATATTCAAAGCAAACTTTATCAAGGTATAGGCTTCTCATCAGATGAAGCAAAACTTGAAGCCCGTTTTATTCTAGAGCATGTCTTAAAGACCACTCAAAAAGAAATCATCCAAAAAAGTGATCTTCATATTGATACAGATAATCAGACTGAGATTGAATACATCACAGAAAAAAGAATAGCTGGCATCCCGCTTCCTTATCTTCTAGGTGAGTGGTCTTTTTATGGAAGAACGTTTAAAGTGAATCCTCATGTGCTGATTCCAAGAGCTGACACAGAAATACTTATTGAAAAAGCGCTCTCAAAAATAAACGCGCGCGATCATACTGAGATCTTGGATCTAGGATGCGGCACTGGGGTTATCGGCATCACGATTGCTCTTGAAAGATCCCTTTCAAAAGTGACGCTCATTGATCAATCTCAACATGCCATACAAAATACAAAAGCAAATCAAACACTTCATCAAGTCACTAATACCATGATTCAAAAAAGTGATTGGTTTAGTGCGCTAGATCAAACAAAATTTGATGTCATCTTAAGTAACCCTCCTTATTTAGAAGATAATGATCCGCACCTATCACAGGGCTTAAAAGATGAGCCTCTCGATGCTCTCGTTTCAGGCCCAACTGGAATAGAAGCTATACAATATATTATTGAAAACGCTAAAAATCATATCAAACCATCAGGCTGGCTTTTTATTGAGCATGGCTACAATCAAGCAATCATATTAAAAGATTTATTTGAAAAAAATGGCTATCAGCATATTGAAAATGCTAATGATATTCATGGTATTCATCGTGTTACTTTCGCGCAATATTCAATAGTATAA
- the metW gene encoding methionine biosynthesis protein MetW codes for MSAQFRQDFAAIANWIPFGAKVLDLGCEDGSLLKFLEGSLEVKGYGIEKDDAHWLNTLKQGLNVIQMDLESGLSGFESQSFDVVVLSQTLQAMRNTEKIVHEMLRVGKEAIVTFPNFGYWRHRIQLIQGQMPVSKSLPYEWYNTPNIHLCTIKDFDDFCAKNKIGIKERLILTQGKPIHVMPNLMGALAMYRLVSK; via the coding sequence ATGAGCGCACAATTTAGACAAGACTTTGCCGCCATTGCCAATTGGATTCCATTCGGTGCCAAAGTGCTCGACTTAGGTTGTGAAGACGGTTCCCTTTTAAAATTCTTAGAAGGCTCTTTAGAAGTAAAAGGGTATGGCATTGAAAAAGATGATGCACATTGGCTTAACACTTTAAAACAAGGTTTAAATGTCATTCAGATGGATTTGGAATCAGGACTATCAGGTTTTGAATCTCAATCATTTGATGTAGTTGTTTTATCTCAAACATTACAAGCGATGCGTAATACAGAAAAAATTGTGCATGAAATGTTACGTGTAGGTAAAGAAGCGATCGTGACCTTTCCCAATTTTGGTTATTGGCGTCATCGAATACAGCTCATTCAAGGTCAAATGCCTGTCTCTAAATCATTACCTTACGAATGGTATAACACACCTAATATTCACTTATGCACAATCAAAGACTTTGATGATTTTTGTGCTAAAAATAAAATTGGTATTAAAGAACGACTGATTCTTACGCAAGGCAAGCCCATTCATGTTATGCCCAATCTTATGGGTGCGTTAGCGATGTATCGCCTCGTTTCCAAATAA
- the hemA gene encoding glutamyl-tRNA reductase, which translates to MQLYTVGINHTTAPIAIREKVAFDPDHLSQALLDLMAHKVSEAAILSTCNRSEIYANARDPKMIIDWLCKYHGIKLKTIESHLYVYENQEAIQHAFRVASGLDSMVLGEPQILGQMKQAIKTAENTGSLGVLLNKLFQKTFSVAKEVRTKTDIGMSSISMAAASIKLAESIFGDLKASKVLLIGAGEMIELCAEHIKNRRPKSMTVANRSLDRGLNLAKKIKGDACLISELYDRLHEFDIVLSSTASQLPIVGLGMVERALKTRRNRPIFMVDLAVPRDIEPEVGKLSDVYLYTVDDLSHLIEEGLTNRQSAAIEAQKMIDHHVKDFTQWFKTRTIVPTIKALRDHAESYRITELKKAQKLLNQGMKPEEVLNVLSKALANKFVHHPSQALNQAKGEEHELLTKTLKKIYPLKD; encoded by the coding sequence ATGCAGCTTTATACCGTAGGCATTAACCACACCACAGCCCCCATTGCGATCCGCGAAAAAGTCGCTTTTGATCCAGATCATTTAAGCCAAGCCTTACTTGACCTCATGGCACATAAAGTGAGTGAAGCAGCTATTTTATCTACCTGTAACCGCAGTGAAATCTACGCCAATGCTCGCGACCCTAAAATGATCATCGATTGGCTTTGTAAATATCACGGTATCAAATTAAAAACCATTGAATCCCATCTTTATGTTTATGAAAACCAAGAAGCCATTCAACATGCATTTCGTGTAGCTTCAGGTTTAGATAGCATGGTGTTAGGTGAACCACAAATTTTAGGTCAAATGAAGCAAGCCATTAAAACCGCTGAAAATACCGGTTCATTAGGCGTTCTCCTCAATAAGCTTTTTCAAAAAACATTCTCTGTGGCCAAAGAAGTCCGAACCAAAACAGATATTGGCATGAGCTCGATTTCGATGGCAGCCGCTTCTATTAAGCTTGCTGAAAGTATTTTTGGGGATTTAAAAGCTTCAAAAGTACTTCTGATTGGCGCAGGTGAAATGATTGAACTTTGCGCTGAACATATTAAAAATAGACGTCCTAAATCCATGACGGTCGCTAATCGCTCACTGGATCGGGGACTGAATTTAGCTAAAAAAATTAAGGGTGATGCCTGTCTTATTTCAGAGCTCTACGATCGCCTTCATGAGTTCGATATTGTTTTAAGCTCGACTGCAAGCCAATTGCCTATTGTAGGCTTAGGTATGGTGGAGCGCGCACTCAAAACACGACGAAATCGCCCTATATTTATGGTTGATCTTGCGGTGCCCCGAGATATTGAGCCTGAGGTAGGGAAGCTCAGTGATGTTTATCTTTATACTGTCGATGATTTGTCTCACCTCATTGAAGAAGGCTTAACTAATCGTCAGTCTGCGGCCATTGAAGCTCAAAAAATGATTGATCATCACGTAAAAGATTTCACGCAATGGTTTAAAACGCGTACTATCGTGCCTACGATTAAAGCGCTTCGCGACCATGCTGAAAGTTATCGCATCACTGAACTTAAAAAAGCACAAAAACTTCTAAATCAAGGTATGAAGCCGGAAGAAGTTTTAAACGTATTAAGTAAGGCTTTAGCCAATAAGTTTGTCCATCACCCAAGCCAAGCGCTGAACCAAGCTAAAGGCGAAGAACATGAGTTACTCACCAAAACATTAAAGAAAATTTACCCACTTAAAGATTAA
- the trpC gene encoding indole-3-glycerol phosphate synthase TrpC: MANILDTIIATKFEEIKESQKIKSLHQLQDEVKNSPQPRGFIKAIETQLSKNKAAVIAEIKKASPSKGVIRENFNPKEIAISYEKGGATCLSVLTDEKYFQGHANFLKEAKAACSLPILRKDFMVDPYQIYEARAMGADCILLIVAALPLDLMQELEEITHTLDMNVLVEVHNQEELDLALQLKTRLLGINNRNLKTFDVSLNTTFDLLKNINADKIIVTESGIFTSDDVKLMQDHHVNTFLIGEAFMRESDPGHSLKNLFQF, encoded by the coding sequence ATGGCTAATATTCTTGATACGATCATTGCCACTAAATTTGAAGAAATTAAAGAATCACAAAAAATTAAATCACTTCATCAATTACAAGATGAAGTGAAAAATTCTCCTCAACCTAGAGGTTTTATAAAAGCCATTGAAACACAACTTTCAAAAAATAAAGCGGCTGTGATTGCTGAAATTAAAAAAGCGAGCCCATCTAAAGGTGTCATCCGAGAAAATTTTAATCCGAAAGAGATTGCGATCTCTTATGAAAAAGGCGGGGCGACTTGTCTATCAGTTCTCACTGACGAAAAATATTTTCAAGGGCATGCCAATTTTTTAAAAGAAGCAAAAGCTGCATGTAGCCTTCCCATACTGCGCAAAGATTTTATGGTAGATCCCTATCAAATTTATGAAGCGCGTGCGATGGGTGCTGATTGTATTTTACTTATTGTCGCAGCACTTCCTTTAGACTTAATGCAAGAGCTCGAAGAAATTACACACACTTTAGACATGAATGTATTAGTTGAAGTGCATAATCAAGAAGAGCTTGATCTGGCATTACAATTAAAGACAAGACTTCTAGGTATTAACAACCGTAATTTAAAAACGTTTGATGTTTCGCTTAATACCACTTTTGATTTATTAAAAAATATCAATGCTGACAAAATTATTGTAACTGAGTCAGGAATTTTCACATCAGATGATGTGAAGTTGATGCAAGATCATCATGTGAATACCTTTCTCATCGGTGAAGCTTTTATGCGAGAATCTGATCCAGGCCACTCTTTAAAAAATTTATTTCAATTTTAA
- the rpe gene encoding ribulose-phosphate 3-epimerase, producing the protein MDKTFRIAPSILSANFAKLGQEIADVIKSGTDIVHFDVMDNHYVPNLTIGPLVCEAIRPVTDAIIDVHLMVKPVDRIIPDFAKAGANIITFHPEGSEHIDRSLSLVRDSGCKSGLVFNPATPLDYLDHVMDKIDMILLMSVNPGFGGQKFIPETLNKLRIARQKIDTYYEKTGRQIWLEVDGGVNANNIAEIAKAGADTFVAGSAIFGAGKDTDPNRYDTVVKSLRASLATV; encoded by the coding sequence ATGGATAAAACATTTAGAATTGCCCCCAGTATTCTTTCAGCGAATTTCGCGAAACTTGGCCAAGAAATTGCTGACGTCATTAAGTCAGGAACTGATATCGTTCACTTTGATGTGATGGACAATCATTACGTACCTAATTTAACGATTGGCCCTTTAGTTTGCGAAGCCATTCGTCCAGTCACGGACGCCATTATTGATGTGCATTTGATGGTAAAACCGGTAGACCGCATTATTCCTGACTTTGCAAAAGCAGGTGCCAATATTATTACTTTTCATCCTGAAGGTTCAGAGCATATTGATCGAAGTCTTTCATTGGTGCGTGACTCAGGATGCAAATCAGGCTTAGTGTTTAATCCAGCAACCCCACTTGATTACCTTGATCACGTGATGGATAAAATCGATATGATACTTTTAATGTCTGTGAATCCAGGATTTGGCGGTCAAAAATTCATTCCTGAAACACTGAATAAACTTAGAATCGCTCGTCAAAAAATTGATACCTATTATGAAAAAACAGGCCGTCAAATATGGTTAGAAGTTGATGGAGGCGTGAACGCCAATAACATCGCAGAAATTGCAAAAGCCGGCGCTGATACTTTTGTTGCAGGCTCTGCTATTTTTGGTGCTGGTAAAGATACTGACCCTAATCGTTATGATACCGTGGTGAAATCATTACGCGCATCACTCGCAACTGTTTAA
- the metX gene encoding homoserine O-succinyltransferase MetX — MSEKNSVGLVKAKLAKITTPLKLTSGKKLPSYELAYETYGKLNAKKNNAVLVCHALSGNHHVAGRYKKDDKYPGWWDNLIGPGRPLDTDRFFVIGVNNLGGCHGTSGSMSINPKTKKRWGSDFPIVTVEDWVNTQAALLDELGIESLAAVIGGSLGGMQAIQWTLSYPKRVRHAIVIAAAPNLTAQNVAFNEVARQAIITDPDFYNGDYYRFKKKPKRGLRIARMLGHITYLSDDAMGMKFGRKLKNKNIEYSFDVNFEMESYLHHQGDKFAEEFDANTYLRMTRALDYFDPAKDYQGNLSKAFKKVEAEFLVVSFTSDWRFSPQRSKEIVKALLDNELTVSYAEVTARHGHDAFLMSDPHYHGILSTYFKKIANLL; from the coding sequence ATGAGCGAAAAAAATTCAGTGGGTCTTGTTAAAGCAAAGCTAGCAAAAATTACAACACCACTTAAGTTAACGAGCGGCAAAAAATTGCCGAGCTATGAACTCGCCTATGAAACATACGGCAAATTAAACGCTAAAAAAAATAATGCAGTACTTGTATGTCATGCACTTTCAGGAAATCATCATGTCGCAGGACGTTATAAAAAAGATGATAAATATCCTGGCTGGTGGGATAACCTGATTGGTCCTGGAAGACCTCTTGATACTGATCGCTTCTTTGTCATCGGTGTAAATAATTTAGGTGGCTGCCACGGAACGAGTGGTTCTATGAGTATTAATCCTAAAACAAAAAAACGATGGGGCTCTGATTTTCCGATTGTGACTGTAGAAGACTGGGTGAATACCCAAGCAGCCCTCCTAGATGAATTAGGTATTGAAAGTTTGGCAGCTGTCATTGGCGGAAGTTTGGGTGGTATGCAAGCCATTCAATGGACGCTTTCATATCCAAAGCGTGTGCGTCATGCGATTGTGATTGCTGCGGCCCCAAACTTAACCGCACAAAATGTTGCTTTCAATGAAGTTGCAAGACAAGCGATTATTACTGATCCTGATTTTTATAATGGGGACTATTATCGTTTTAAAAAGAAACCCAAACGTGGGCTCCGCATTGCAAGAATGTTAGGTCATATTACTTATCTATCGGATGATGCGATGGGTATGAAGTTTGGTCGCAAACTGAAAAATAAAAATATTGAATATTCTTTTGATGTGAATTTTGAAATGGAATCTTATTTACACCATCAAGGTGATAAATTCGCTGAAGAATTCGACGCGAATACTTATTTAAGAATGACGCGTGCATTAGATTATTTTGATCCTGCAAAGGATTACCAAGGTAATTTATCTAAAGCATTTAAAAAAGTAGAGGCTGAATTTTTAGTGGTTTCATTTACGAGTGATTGGCGATTTTCTCCTCAGCGCTCTAAAGAAATTGTGAAGGCTCTTTTGGATAATGAATTGACTGTGAGTTATGCTGAAGTCACGGCAAGACATGGTCATGATGCGTTTTTGATGTCTGACCCTCATTATCACGGCATACTCTCTACTTATTTCAAAAAGATTGCGAATCTATTATGA
- the prfA gene encoding peptide chain release factor 1, whose translation MKPSMQKKLAALSDRIQELNTLLSSETITNDMDHYRKITKEHSDITPIVDEYHAYKKNEDNLNEAQSMLSDPEMKEFAQEEIEQCKLKLVTIEDNLQKLLLPKDPSDEKNIFLEIRAGTGGDESALFAGDLFRMYSRYTERQGWKMEIVSSSESEVGGYKEIIMKIIGQGAYSKLKFESGGHRVQRVPDTETQGRIHTSACTVAVLPEADEISDVIINPAEIRLDTYRASGAGGQHINKTDSAVRITHLPTGIVVECQDDRSQHRNKAQAMSVLAARIRDAQIREQQSKLASDRRSLIGSGDRSERIRTYNYPQGRITDHRINLTLYKIEAITDGDMEELINALSNEHQADLLAGFAED comes from the coding sequence ATGAAGCCTTCCATGCAAAAAAAATTAGCAGCATTAAGTGATCGTATTCAGGAACTAAATACCTTATTAAGTTCTGAAACGATTACCAATGACATGGATCATTATCGGAAAATCACGAAAGAGCATTCAGATATCACCCCTATAGTGGATGAATATCATGCCTACAAAAAAAATGAAGATAATTTAAATGAAGCACAAAGCATGCTTTCTGATCCTGAGATGAAAGAATTTGCCCAAGAAGAAATTGAGCAATGCAAATTAAAACTTGTCACGATTGAAGATAACTTACAAAAATTATTACTCCCAAAAGACCCAAGTGATGAAAAAAATATTTTCTTAGAAATTCGTGCGGGTACCGGTGGTGACGAATCGGCTTTATTCGCAGGTGATTTATTCAGGATGTATTCAAGATATACGGAACGCCAAGGCTGGAAAATGGAAATTGTGTCATCAAGCGAATCTGAAGTCGGTGGTTACAAAGAAATTATCATGAAAATAATTGGGCAGGGAGCTTATTCAAAGTTGAAGTTTGAATCAGGCGGTCACCGTGTGCAACGTGTGCCTGATACAGAAACACAAGGTCGCATTCATACCTCGGCTTGCACGGTTGCCGTATTACCTGAAGCCGATGAAATTAGTGATGTCATCATTAATCCAGCCGAAATTAGACTAGATACCTATCGTGCATCAGGTGCAGGTGGTCAACATATTAATAAAACTGATTCAGCTGTTCGCATTACACACTTACCTACTGGGATTGTGGTGGAGTGCCAAGACGACAGGTCACAGCATCGAAATAAAGCGCAAGCCATGAGTGTTTTAGCAGCACGAATTCGTGATGCACAAATTCGCGAACAACAATCTAAATTAGCATCGGATCGCAGATCTCTTATCGGGAGTGGTGATAGAAGCGAACGTATTCGCACCTACAATTATCCTCAAGGTCGCATTACCGATCATCGTATTAATTTAACGCTTTATAAAATAGAAGCCATTACCGATGGTGATATGGAAGAACTTATTAATGCATTATCGAATGAGCATCAGGCTGATCTTCTTGCAGGCTTTGCAGAGGATTAA
- a CDS encoding anthranilate synthase component II, whose translation MLLMIDNYDSFTYNLVQYLAELKQEVEVYRNDEITIDEIKKKNPQYIVLSPGPCTPNEAGVSLEVVNTFKGEIPILGVCLGHQTIGQAFGGKIIHAKTLMHGKTSKIHHTDQGVFKDLKNPFTATRYHSLVIERATLPSCLEVTAWTDDEEIMGVRHKTLPIEGVQFHPESVLTEHGHDLLNNFLKAYG comes from the coding sequence ATGTTGCTCATGATTGATAACTACGATTCATTTACTTATAACCTTGTTCAGTATTTGGCTGAGCTCAAACAAGAGGTTGAAGTGTATCGTAATGATGAGATCACGATTGATGAAATCAAAAAAAAGAATCCTCAGTATATTGTGTTGTCTCCTGGCCCATGCACTCCCAACGAGGCAGGGGTTTCTTTAGAGGTGGTCAATACATTCAAAGGAGAGATTCCCATTCTAGGTGTTTGCTTAGGCCATCAAACCATTGGTCAAGCATTTGGGGGAAAAATTATTCATGCTAAAACATTGATGCATGGCAAAACTTCAAAAATTCATCATACAGATCAAGGGGTATTTAAAGACCTAAAAAATCCATTTACAGCGACACGTTATCATTCCCTTGTTATTGAGCGCGCAACATTACCTAGTTGCTTAGAAGTGACGGCATGGACCGATGATGAAGAAATTATGGGTGTCCGTCATAAGACACTTCCGATCGAAGGCGTTCAATTCCATCCTGAATCAGTGCTCACTGAGCATGGACACGATCTATTAAATAATTTTTTAAAAGCATATGGCTAA